In Labrus bergylta chromosome 5, fLabBer1.1, whole genome shotgun sequence, the genomic window TTTACTTAAATTTTGAGCTGAACACTTCTCTCTTTCTGGATCTCCCTCTCTCAGATTGAGGTGGGTCCCATAGTCCCTGACACCGATGCCCCACCCCCCCAGCCCACACCtgaagagcaggaagaggaagtgacTCCGCCTACCCAGCCCTCCCTCCCCACCCACCCTCCCACCCCTGTCACTCTGGATTTTAATGGACCGGGTCTGTTTGGACCTGAGACTGGTCTTGGTATGTCAGAGAGTTAGTTCATAATCATGTTCAATGTTTCTATACTCCTCTGTTGAGCCATACCCACTGTCCACCTGCAGGTATGCCCAcctgtctgctgtgtgtgtgtatcagtgggAGTGTGTACTGTGACGACACGGGTCTGGACCagatcccccccctccccaaagaAACGACCCGCTTTTATGGGCGTTTCAACAGAATCCGACACGTGAAGAACACGGACTTTATGAACCTGAGTGAGGACAAACTCACCTGAGATCACAGCAATTAAAAACTACAACACATCACCTGTTATATAAATAACTCTCACTCACCTGTACATCACCTGTTATATAAATAACTCTAACTCACCTGTACATCACCTGTTATAGAAATAACTCTAACTCACCTGTACATCACCTGTTATATAAACAACTCTAACTCACCTGTACATCACCTGTTATATAAACAACTCTAACTCACCTGTACATTACCTGTTATATAAATAACTCTAACTCACCTGTACATCACCTGTTATATAAACAACTCTAACTCACCTGTACATCACCTGTTATATAAATAACTCTAACTCACCTGTACATCACCTGTTATATAAACAACTCTAACTCACCTGTACATCACCTGTTATATAAATAACTCTAACTCACCTGTGAGACCTGTGATCTACTCTCCAGGTAGAggtaaatgtgatgtttttgttttcagagcgTCTGCAGTCCATCGACCTGTCGGGGAACACGATCTCAGGGATGGACGAGGacgtgtttgtgtctctgtctcacctggagGACTTACTATTAGCTGATAATAATATTAAGGTTCTACCTGAGCTGCCGCGCTCTCTGAAGCTCATTGACGTGAGGAACAACCAGCTGAGCAGCCGTGGGCTGCATGCTGAGGGCTTCAAGGTAATATCCAGGTGATTCATcatgtgtgtgaggaggagctctgacaggtgtgtgttagGAGGAGGAGCTCTGTCAGGTGAATAAGGAGGAGGCGCtctgacaggtgtgtgttagGGGGAGGAGCtctgacaggtgtgtgttagGGGGAGGAactctctcaggtgtgtgttagcAGTAATCCCTTTAGCTTCCATAATCACTGCTCCTCCTGGTGGTTAGATTAACGTTGCAACTAGTTTCCTCAAGTGACGCTTAGGGGCGTTACAGGTCACGTTGACGACGCCATCGACTGCGTCACCATGGGGGTTCTCGTTACAGTCATACAGAAATGGCGGAAGTTTTTCTAGGCTTCATCTGTATGAGTTTATTTTCATATATAAATCAGTATAATAATGATACAGGTATAAATTAGTATAATCATTAATTATTACTAATAACAGACAGTTTCAGAAGCACaaactgagcatgctcagattGAAGCAGTACTTAGTGAGCTGCAGAATAACTTTATTAGAATCCtggactctgattggctgtctgtAAACATCCAGAAAAGGTTAACTTGACTTTTTAAAGATCACTGTGAATCTGATGAGTCATATATCCACTCACTGCGTGTTCAGGTAATGCTGCACCAGAGCTCCCTCTGGAGAACACTCTCTTATtgcactgtgtgtttgttcactcTGCAGGACTTGAGTCAGCTGGAGTTCCTGTATCTGTCCAACAATA contains:
- the optc gene encoding opticin, whose amino-acid sequence is MSDRTRLLWALMGAMVLVLVVGPLPALSAPPGEPDGEVFDLENYDLTSEVDWENLDSNNYGDSYDYEDLDQEIEVGPIVPDTDAPPPQPTPEEQEEEVTPPTQPSLPTHPPTPVTLDFNGPGLFGPETGLGMPTCLLCVCISGSVYCDDTGLDQIPPLPKETTRFYGRFNRIRHVKNTDFMNLKRLQSIDLSGNTISGMDEDVFVSLSHLEDLLLADNNIKVLPELPRSLKLIDVRNNQLSSRGLHAEGFKDLSQLEFLYLSNNNLDYIPTPLPLSLRVLHLQNNNIQSLHVDTFCHRHDRNFIRRNLEDIRLDGNPFDLNLFASAYICLPRLPVGGS